One window of the Salmo trutta chromosome 35, fSalTru1.1, whole genome shotgun sequence genome contains the following:
- the LOC115175056 gene encoding reticulon-4-interacting protein 1 homolog, mitochondrial isoform X3, with the protein MGSVKVMACCRQLFLPHARALALTTKMASSVNIICCIRRNLSSSSSLRSSMPAWVIDEYGNNGVLRFTEDATAPSVNSASEVLIQVHAASLNPLDISMRSGYGSNLLKLRRDPVSLGQNGGEFPIILGRDVSGVVVDCGSGVTHFKPGDEVWAAIPPWKQGSLAEMVNLTEYEVSHKPRSLSHKEAASIPYVAATALSALVNAGGLCRNNCTNKRVLITGASGGVGTFSIQLLKAWGAHVTVTCSHNAEGLVRGLGADEVVDYTAGDMATELGLLEKFDVILDNVGGDSEQWALGLLKPWSGAKYVTLVTPFLLNIDSMGLLEGAVHSGLNLHQKAITILPVVEATFLFSQVPLAFQKVEGGHARGKTVVTVAQEEEGTGVTEEEGETSDTSEQVREEVRQAAPKS; encoded by the exons ATGGGCTCTGTCAAAGTCATGGCGTGCTGCCGGCAGCTATTTTTGCCCCATGCAAGAGCACTTGCTTTAACTACAAAGATGGCTAGTTCTGTGAACATCATATGCTGCATCCGAAGAAATCTCAGCTCCTCTTCGAGTTTGCGGTCCAGCATGCCAGCTTGGGTGATTGACGAGTATGGCAACAATGGGGTACTGAGGTTCACTGAAGATGCCACAGCTCCCAGTGTCAACTCAGCAAGTGAGGTCTTAATTCAGGTCCACGCCGCAAGCCTCAACCCTCTCGACATATCCATGAGGA GTGGGTATGGGTCAAATCTTCTGAAGCTGAGACGGGACCCGGTGTCTTTGGGTCAGAATGGCGGCGAGTTTCCCATCATACTGGGTCGGGATGTCTCTGGCGTGGTGGTGGATTGTGGGTCGGGAGTGACCCATTTCAAACCAGGAGATGAG GTGTGGGCGGCCATCCCTCCATGGAAGCAGGGCAGCCTGGCAGAGATGGTGAATCTGACAGAGTATGAG GTCTCCCACAAGCCAAGGTCGCTGAGTCACAAGGAGGCGGCGTCCATCCCCTACGTGGCTGCCACGGCCCTGTCTGCCCTGGTCAACGCGGGCGGCCTGTGCAGAAACAACTGCACTAACAAACG agtTCTTATCACCGGAGCCTCAGGTGGTGTTGGAACGTTCTCCATCCAG CTGCTGAAGGCCTGGGGCGCCCACGTGACAGTGACCTGCTCCCACAATGCCGAGGGACTGGTGAGGGGTCTGGGGGCGGATGAAGTGGTGGACTACACGGCGGGAGACATGGCCACGGAGCTGGGACTGCTGGAAAA GTTCGACGTGATCCTGGACAATGTGGGTGGGGACTCGGAGCAGTGGGCCCTGGGCCTGCTAAAGCCCTGGTCAGGGGCCAAATACGTGACCCTGGTCACCCCCTTCCTGCTTAACATCGACTCCATGGGCTTGCTGGAGGGAGCCGTCCACTCAGGACTCAACCTGCACCAGAAGGCCATCACG ATCCTTCCAGTGGTGGAGGCCACGTTCCTGTTCTCCCAGGTGCCCCTGGCCTTCCAGAAGGTAGAGGGAGGTCACGCCAGGGGGAAGACTGTGGTCACCGTGGCCCAAGAGGAGGAGGGGACCGGAGTGactgaagaggagggggagactaGTGACACCTCAGAGCAAGTCAGGGAGGAAGTCAGGCAAGCAGCTCCAAAGAGCTAA
- the LOC115175056 gene encoding reticulon-4-interacting protein 1 homolog, mitochondrial isoform X2 translates to MLFMACCRQLFLPHARALALTTKMASSVNIICCIRRNLSSSSSLRSSMPAWVIDEYGNNGVLRFTEDATAPSVNSASEVLIQVHAASLNPLDISMRSGYGSNLLKLRRDPVSLGQNGGEFPIILGRDVSGVVVDCGSGVTHFKPGDEVWAAIPPWKQGSLAEMVNLTEYEVSHKPRSLSHKEAASIPYVAATALSALVNAGGLCRNNCTNKRVLITGASGGVGTFSIQLLKAWGAHVTVTCSHNAEGLVRGLGADEVVDYTAGDMATELGLLEKFDVILDNVGGDSEQWALGLLKPWSGAKYVTLVTPFLLNIDSMGLLEGAVHSGLNLHQKAITNMCNGVFYRWGFYAPDGPALDEVSQLVDAGKILPVVEATFLFSQVPLAFQKVEGGHARGKTVVTVAQEEEGTGVTEEEGETSDTSEQVREEVRQAAPKS, encoded by the exons ATGTTGT TCATGGCGTGCTGCCGGCAGCTATTTTTGCCCCATGCAAGAGCACTTGCTTTAACTACAAAGATGGCTAGTTCTGTGAACATCATATGCTGCATCCGAAGAAATCTCAGCTCCTCTTCGAGTTTGCGGTCCAGCATGCCAGCTTGGGTGATTGACGAGTATGGCAACAATGGGGTACTGAGGTTCACTGAAGATGCCACAGCTCCCAGTGTCAACTCAGCAAGTGAGGTCTTAATTCAGGTCCACGCCGCAAGCCTCAACCCTCTCGACATATCCATGAGGA GTGGGTATGGGTCAAATCTTCTGAAGCTGAGACGGGACCCGGTGTCTTTGGGTCAGAATGGCGGCGAGTTTCCCATCATACTGGGTCGGGATGTCTCTGGCGTGGTGGTGGATTGTGGGTCGGGAGTGACCCATTTCAAACCAGGAGATGAG GTGTGGGCGGCCATCCCTCCATGGAAGCAGGGCAGCCTGGCAGAGATGGTGAATCTGACAGAGTATGAG GTCTCCCACAAGCCAAGGTCGCTGAGTCACAAGGAGGCGGCGTCCATCCCCTACGTGGCTGCCACGGCCCTGTCTGCCCTGGTCAACGCGGGCGGCCTGTGCAGAAACAACTGCACTAACAAACG agtTCTTATCACCGGAGCCTCAGGTGGTGTTGGAACGTTCTCCATCCAG CTGCTGAAGGCCTGGGGCGCCCACGTGACAGTGACCTGCTCCCACAATGCCGAGGGACTGGTGAGGGGTCTGGGGGCGGATGAAGTGGTGGACTACACGGCGGGAGACATGGCCACGGAGCTGGGACTGCTGGAAAA GTTCGACGTGATCCTGGACAATGTGGGTGGGGACTCGGAGCAGTGGGCCCTGGGCCTGCTAAAGCCCTGGTCAGGGGCCAAATACGTGACCCTGGTCACCCCCTTCCTGCTTAACATCGACTCCATGGGCTTGCTGGAGGGAGCCGTCCACTCAGGACTCAACCTGCACCAGAAGGCCATCACG AACATGTGTAACGGAGTGTTCTACCGCTGGGGGTTCTATGCTCCAGACGGCCCGGCGCTGGACGAGGTCAGCCAGCTGGTGGATGCCGGAAAG ATCCTTCCAGTGGTGGAGGCCACGTTCCTGTTCTCCCAGGTGCCCCTGGCCTTCCAGAAGGTAGAGGGAGGTCACGCCAGGGGGAAGACTGTGGTCACCGTGGCCCAAGAGGAGGAGGGGACCGGAGTGactgaagaggagggggagactaGTGACACCTCAGAGCAAGTCAGGGAGGAAGTCAGGCAAGCAGCTCCAAAGAGCTAA
- the LOC115175056 gene encoding reticulon-4-interacting protein 1 homolog, mitochondrial isoform X1, whose amino-acid sequence MGSVKVMACCRQLFLPHARALALTTKMASSVNIICCIRRNLSSSSSLRSSMPAWVIDEYGNNGVLRFTEDATAPSVNSASEVLIQVHAASLNPLDISMRSGYGSNLLKLRRDPVSLGQNGGEFPIILGRDVSGVVVDCGSGVTHFKPGDEVWAAIPPWKQGSLAEMVNLTEYEVSHKPRSLSHKEAASIPYVAATALSALVNAGGLCRNNCTNKRVLITGASGGVGTFSIQLLKAWGAHVTVTCSHNAEGLVRGLGADEVVDYTAGDMATELGLLEKFDVILDNVGGDSEQWALGLLKPWSGAKYVTLVTPFLLNIDSMGLLEGAVHSGLNLHQKAITNMCNGVFYRWGFYAPDGPALDEVSQLVDAGKILPVVEATFLFSQVPLAFQKVEGGHARGKTVVTVAQEEEGTGVTEEEGETSDTSEQVREEVRQAAPKS is encoded by the exons ATGGGCTCTGTCAAAGTCATGGCGTGCTGCCGGCAGCTATTTTTGCCCCATGCAAGAGCACTTGCTTTAACTACAAAGATGGCTAGTTCTGTGAACATCATATGCTGCATCCGAAGAAATCTCAGCTCCTCTTCGAGTTTGCGGTCCAGCATGCCAGCTTGGGTGATTGACGAGTATGGCAACAATGGGGTACTGAGGTTCACTGAAGATGCCACAGCTCCCAGTGTCAACTCAGCAAGTGAGGTCTTAATTCAGGTCCACGCCGCAAGCCTCAACCCTCTCGACATATCCATGAGGA GTGGGTATGGGTCAAATCTTCTGAAGCTGAGACGGGACCCGGTGTCTTTGGGTCAGAATGGCGGCGAGTTTCCCATCATACTGGGTCGGGATGTCTCTGGCGTGGTGGTGGATTGTGGGTCGGGAGTGACCCATTTCAAACCAGGAGATGAG GTGTGGGCGGCCATCCCTCCATGGAAGCAGGGCAGCCTGGCAGAGATGGTGAATCTGACAGAGTATGAG GTCTCCCACAAGCCAAGGTCGCTGAGTCACAAGGAGGCGGCGTCCATCCCCTACGTGGCTGCCACGGCCCTGTCTGCCCTGGTCAACGCGGGCGGCCTGTGCAGAAACAACTGCACTAACAAACG agtTCTTATCACCGGAGCCTCAGGTGGTGTTGGAACGTTCTCCATCCAG CTGCTGAAGGCCTGGGGCGCCCACGTGACAGTGACCTGCTCCCACAATGCCGAGGGACTGGTGAGGGGTCTGGGGGCGGATGAAGTGGTGGACTACACGGCGGGAGACATGGCCACGGAGCTGGGACTGCTGGAAAA GTTCGACGTGATCCTGGACAATGTGGGTGGGGACTCGGAGCAGTGGGCCCTGGGCCTGCTAAAGCCCTGGTCAGGGGCCAAATACGTGACCCTGGTCACCCCCTTCCTGCTTAACATCGACTCCATGGGCTTGCTGGAGGGAGCCGTCCACTCAGGACTCAACCTGCACCAGAAGGCCATCACG AACATGTGTAACGGAGTGTTCTACCGCTGGGGGTTCTATGCTCCAGACGGCCCGGCGCTGGACGAGGTCAGCCAGCTGGTGGATGCCGGAAAG ATCCTTCCAGTGGTGGAGGCCACGTTCCTGTTCTCCCAGGTGCCCCTGGCCTTCCAGAAGGTAGAGGGAGGTCACGCCAGGGGGAAGACTGTGGTCACCGTGGCCCAAGAGGAGGAGGGGACCGGAGTGactgaagaggagggggagactaGTGACACCTCAGAGCAAGTCAGGGAGGAAGTCAGGCAAGCAGCTCCAAAGAGCTAA